A window from Chryseobacterium vaccae encodes these proteins:
- the tpiA gene encoding triose-phosphate isomerase, with the protein MRRKIVAGNWKMNKNVIDAQQLMIQLLSYKNNNATNCEIWIAPPSLYLMMAKDVFEKDEIGVFSQDMSAHESGAYTGEVSADMLESIDATGSLIGHSERRQYHGETDAQCNKKVKLALDKGLIPVYCNGETLEQRKAGQHFDVVKSQTEEALFTLSADEIKKVVIAYEPVWAIGTGETATPEQAQEIHAHIRGIIAAKYGQEVADEVSILYGGSVKPDNAKEIFSQPDIDGGLIGGAALKLEDFSKIIEGFN; encoded by the coding sequence ATGAGAAGAAAAATAGTTGCAGGAAACTGGAAAATGAACAAAAATGTAATTGATGCACAACAGTTGATGATTCAATTACTGAGCTATAAAAACAACAATGCCACTAATTGTGAAATATGGATCGCTCCGCCTTCTTTATATCTGATGATGGCCAAAGATGTCTTTGAAAAGGATGAGATCGGAGTATTTTCCCAGGATATGAGTGCGCATGAAAGCGGAGCTTATACAGGAGAGGTTTCTGCAGATATGTTAGAGTCTATTGATGCCACCGGATCTTTAATCGGACATTCTGAGAGAAGACAATACCACGGTGAAACCGATGCACAGTGCAACAAAAAGGTAAAGCTAGCTCTTGATAAGGGTCTTATTCCTGTTTACTGTAACGGAGAAACATTGGAGCAGAGAAAAGCAGGCCAACACTTTGATGTGGTAAAAAGCCAGACTGAAGAAGCCCTTTTCACACTTTCTGCTGACGAGATCAAAAAAGTAGTCATTGCTTACGAGCCGGTTTGGGCAATCGGAACCGGGGAAACAGCTACTCCGGAACAGGCTCAGGAAATCCATGCACACATCAGAGGGATCATTGCAGCAAAATACGGTCAGGAAGTTGCTGATGAGGTTTCTATCCTTTACGGAGGTTCTGTAAAACCGGATAATGCTAAAGAAATTTTCTCACAGCCGGACATTGATGGTGGGCTGATTGGAGGAGCAGCTTTAAAATTAGAGGATTTCTCTAAGATTATTGAGGGTTTTAATTAA
- a CDS encoding esterase-like activity of phytase family protein has translation MKKLLISALALIAMASCKDDDNVSSQDINYSKLPQEFPFSKLATINGVDVINGGFGSGAAAHPSRKGEFYLITDRGPNTDYLNGKKFPAPDFTPTIMHFKINADGNIEVIKYIKLKNPSGQPITGLPNPAGMGSTGETAYDVNGNVLGTDNYGLDSESIVAAADGTFWVSDEYGPHIVHYSAEGVEMERISPIGVNTGPRKLPAVLAKRRANRGMEGLCITPDGKTLVGTIQSTMYVPTKALATNTTLTRIVTFDIATGKTKQFLYKQDGGTSDSVCDITAISNTEFLVIERDGNFGSQGGVKKVYRISLSDASDVNGSDVAAVDGMKINNKTLEQSTWNEITIAGIKPVTKTLAVDLVAKLGYEHDKFEGIVYLGNNKLAVFNDDDFGILDDGNGNPKAKILPKTGKVDKGTMYIVDIQ, from the coding sequence ATGAAAAAACTGCTGATCTCTGCTTTGGCGCTTATTGCTATGGCATCATGTAAAGATGATGACAATGTAAGCAGCCAGGATATTAATTATTCTAAACTTCCTCAGGAATTTCCTTTTTCCAAACTGGCTACCATAAATGGGGTAGATGTGATTAACGGAGGTTTTGGTTCGGGTGCAGCAGCCCATCCAAGCAGAAAAGGTGAGTTCTATCTTATCACAGACCGTGGTCCCAATACTGATTATCTGAACGGGAAAAAATTTCCGGCTCCGGATTTCACTCCAACCATTATGCATTTTAAGATCAATGCTGATGGAAATATCGAGGTCATTAAATACATTAAACTGAAAAATCCTTCCGGTCAACCGATCACTGGGCTTCCAAATCCTGCGGGGATGGGAAGTACAGGCGAGACCGCTTACGATGTAAACGGAAATGTTTTAGGAACGGATAATTACGGTCTGGACAGTGAGAGTATTGTAGCTGCTGCGGACGGTACTTTCTGGGTTTCTGATGAATATGGACCGCATATTGTCCATTACAGTGCAGAAGGAGTGGAAATGGAAAGGATAAGCCCAATAGGCGTTAATACGGGACCGAGAAAACTGCCAGCTGTTTTAGCCAAAAGGAGAGCAAATAGAGGAATGGAAGGACTTTGTATTACTCCGGACGGGAAAACACTGGTAGGAACCATTCAATCAACGATGTATGTTCCTACAAAAGCCCTGGCTACCAATACCACTTTAACCAGAATTGTAACTTTCGATATTGCCACAGGGAAAACAAAACAGTTTTTATATAAACAGGACGGAGGAACTTCGGATTCTGTCTGTGACATAACAGCGATCAGTAACACGGAATTTCTTGTCATCGAAAGAGACGGAAACTTTGGTTCGCAGGGCGGTGTGAAGAAAGTATACAGGATCAGTCTCTCAGATGCTTCTGATGTAAACGGATCTGATGTTGCTGCTGTAGATGGAATGAAGATCAACAACAAAACGCTGGAACAAAGCACATGGAATGAAATTACCATCGCAGGAATAAAGCCCGTAACCAAAACACTAGCCGTAGACTTGGTTGCCAAACTAGGCTATGAACATGATAAGTTTGAAGGGATTGTTTATCTGGGAAATAATAAACTTGCTGTTTTCAATGATGATGATTTCGGAATCCTAGATGACGGAAACGGAAACCCAAAAGCCAAAATTCTTCCTAAAACCGGGAAAGTAGACAAAGGAACGATGTATATAGTCGATATTCAATAA
- a CDS encoding T9SS type A sorting domain-containing protein, with the protein MKKIYFFFLLLCMQLLSAQFTENDIKFWVGTGSKKAYFIADFNDDDNPSSYAWGYRFDSDDLTMEDLIGAIAAAEPKIEVEIPSGFLYSLNYNHHVPSPDDYWSTWSGPSAENMTLNNGVNGDPLVNGKWYGASFGYGFTDNTPPLSHPSPPVAAYNSAWYTTSQITNWIGTGSNSSLVIIDFGTNNSNGSAHSFVFGIKYNGSITAKQALQQIQAHASYFNFTSNGGQIASLSLNNHSGIPSGTNTWKLFKGKDLSAWRSQTSLSPTQLSNNEWLGLSFGQRLPFTPTEASQEVLGVSDAQKKAFRIYPNPASDFIQIETADDIKEINIYSVSGQKVLTSKASKIDIQSMQSGVYLMEIKTSKNTTVHKLIKK; encoded by the coding sequence ATGAAAAAAATCTACTTTTTTTTCCTGCTGCTTTGTATGCAGCTCCTGTCGGCCCAGTTTACCGAAAACGACATTAAATTCTGGGTAGGAACCGGTTCTAAAAAAGCCTATTTCATTGCTGACTTCAATGATGATGACAATCCTTCCTCCTATGCCTGGGGATACCGTTTTGACTCGGATGATCTTACCATGGAAGACCTCATCGGAGCTATTGCAGCTGCAGAACCTAAAATAGAAGTGGAGATTCCGTCCGGATTCCTTTACAGCCTGAATTATAACCATCACGTACCAAGTCCGGATGATTACTGGTCTACATGGTCAGGGCCTTCTGCTGAAAATATGACACTTAATAACGGCGTGAACGGAGATCCGCTCGTCAACGGTAAATGGTACGGGGCCTCTTTTGGATATGGGTTTACCGATAATACACCTCCACTCTCCCATCCATCCCCTCCTGTTGCCGCTTACAATTCTGCCTGGTATACTACCTCACAGATCACCAACTGGATCGGAACAGGAAGCAATTCAAGCCTTGTGATTATTGATTTTGGTACCAACAATTCAAATGGTTCTGCCCATTCTTTTGTTTTCGGAATCAAATATAACGGAAGCATTACTGCTAAACAGGCTCTTCAACAAATTCAGGCTCACGCTTCCTATTTCAATTTCACTTCAAATGGAGGGCAGATCGCCTCTTTATCTTTAAACAATCATTCAGGAATACCTTCAGGAACAAATACCTGGAAGCTTTTCAAAGGAAAAGATCTTTCAGCATGGAGAAGCCAGACTTCTTTGTCACCAACTCAACTGAGCAATAACGAATGGCTAGGTTTAAGCTTTGGACAAAGATTACCGTTTACCCCTACCGAAGCATCACAGGAAGTTTTAGGTGTTTCTGATGCTCAGAAGAAGGCATTCAGAATTTATCCGAATCCGGCAAGTGATTTTATTCAGATAGAAACAGCAGATGATATAAAAGAAATCAATATTTATTCGGTTTCCGGACAGAAAGTTCTTACTTCGAAAGCTTCAAAAATTGATATTCAGTCTATGCAATCCGGTGTTTATTTGATGGAGATTAAAACTTCAAAAAATACTACGGTTCATAAGCTTATCAAAAAATAA
- the clpP gene encoding ATP-dependent Clp endopeptidase proteolytic subunit ClpP, translating into MDIKKEFRDFSVKHLGNNGLVTDQYMGMYGPTNLTPYIMEERRLNVAQMDVFSRLMMDRIIFLGTGIDDQVANIVTAQLLFLESADPSKDIQIYINSPGGSVYAGLGIYDTMQIIKPDVATICTGMAASMGAVLLVAGEKGKRSALKHSRVMIHQPSGGAQGVASDMEINLREMLKLKQELYEIIGHHSGQTYEWVEKSSDRDYWMTSEEAKGYGMVDEVLQRSTEKK; encoded by the coding sequence ATGGACATTAAAAAAGAATTCAGAGATTTCTCTGTAAAACATTTAGGAAATAACGGTCTGGTTACCGATCAGTATATGGGAATGTATGGTCCAACCAATCTTACGCCATATATTATGGAAGAAAGAAGATTAAACGTTGCCCAGATGGACGTTTTTTCACGTCTGATGATGGACAGAATTATTTTCCTGGGAACAGGGATTGATGACCAGGTGGCCAACATCGTGACAGCACAGCTTTTATTCCTGGAAAGTGCAGATCCTTCAAAAGATATTCAGATCTATATCAACTCGCCGGGCGGAAGCGTTTATGCAGGGTTAGGAATCTACGATACCATGCAGATCATCAAGCCGGATGTAGCAACAATCTGTACCGGAATGGCTGCTTCTATGGGAGCTGTTCTTCTGGTTGCCGGAGAGAAAGGTAAGCGTTCTGCGCTTAAGCACTCAAGAGTAATGATTCACCAGCCTTCAGGAGGTGCACAGGGAGTAGCTTCTGATATGGAAATCAACCTTAGAGAAATGTTGAAATTAAAGCAGGAGCTTTATGAAATTATCGGTCACCACTCAGGACAAACTTACGAATGGGTAGAGAAATCTTCTGACAGAGATTACTGGATGACTTCTGAAGAAGCTAAAGGCTACGGAATGGTAGATGAGGTTTTACAGAGATCTACAGAGAAAAAATAA
- the dnaG gene encoding DNA primase: MISKQTIDKIFSTIRVEEIVGEYVQLKRAGSNFKGLSPFHDEKTPSFVVSASKQIWKDFSTGKGGTAISFLMEIENFTYPEALRHAAKKYGIEIEEDQREFSEEAKNAQSERDQLYKIHEVANAYFQDILWDSDEGKSIGLSYFRERELKDDTIRKFQLGYSPEKKNAFTAYALEKGYTKEILEKSGLSIFPENTPAGVDRFRERVIFPIHSFSGRVLGFGARILKNNVKTAKYLNSPETEIYHKSNVLYGLNQSKQAISRKNVCLLVEGYMDVISLHMSGIENVVASSGTSLTTEQIKLIKRLTENVTILFDGDNAGIKASFRSIDMLLTEGMNIRVLLFPEGDDPDSFARKHPQDYVEKFIENEAMDFIDFKAEILLKDAGNDPIKKAEAIRNIVKSVSFVQNALKREVYLKEVSNKFGLSEQSLFNELDVQKQISQNQNQHVQQQKEKVVPKMEIVPLDEERGDPFLFDVLFMENKLVDHMLMFGDIVLKRKDEKNEEYQITVIEEILHHFEDEHYEFLVKGNEIIINQVREGIQKDELRSGNFFVSFMDEEITSKVVDALMPLDDLENWASRNIYPPNYGDKIADQVRGDILLHKYRYIDYLIKETANELDHFSSTDETKYFELIKKITLLKQASMKLSEIIEYSPIKGIYGNRRK, encoded by the coding sequence ATGATTTCCAAGCAGACCATAGATAAAATTTTCTCAACGATACGGGTAGAAGAAATAGTAGGAGAGTATGTTCAGTTGAAGAGAGCTGGGTCTAACTTCAAAGGGCTCAGTCCTTTTCACGATGAAAAGACCCCGAGTTTTGTAGTTTCTGCCAGTAAACAGATCTGGAAAGATTTCTCTACCGGAAAAGGAGGGACAGCTATTTCTTTCCTGATGGAGATCGAAAATTTCACTTATCCTGAAGCGCTTCGCCATGCTGCGAAAAAATACGGAATTGAGATTGAAGAAGATCAGCGTGAATTTTCCGAAGAAGCTAAAAATGCCCAGTCTGAAAGAGACCAGCTGTATAAGATCCATGAAGTGGCCAATGCCTATTTTCAGGATATACTCTGGGATTCTGATGAAGGAAAAAGCATTGGTCTATCTTATTTCAGAGAGCGTGAATTAAAAGATGATACGATCCGGAAATTCCAGCTGGGATATTCACCGGAAAAGAAAAATGCGTTTACGGCCTATGCGCTGGAAAAAGGATATACCAAAGAGATTCTTGAAAAATCCGGACTATCCATTTTTCCGGAAAATACACCCGCAGGGGTTGACCGTTTCCGGGAAAGGGTTATTTTCCCTATTCACAGCTTTTCAGGAAGGGTACTGGGATTTGGCGCCAGGATTTTAAAGAATAACGTTAAAACCGCCAAATACCTCAACTCCCCTGAAACTGAGATTTACCACAAATCCAATGTTCTTTACGGACTGAATCAGAGTAAGCAGGCTATTTCAAGGAAAAACGTCTGCCTTTTGGTGGAAGGATATATGGATGTGATCTCGCTTCATATGTCTGGAATAGAGAATGTAGTGGCAAGTTCCGGAACTTCTCTGACGACTGAGCAGATCAAGCTTATCAAAAGGCTTACGGAAAACGTAACGATCCTCTTTGATGGGGATAATGCCGGGATTAAAGCCAGTTTCCGAAGTATTGATATGCTTCTGACAGAAGGAATGAACATCAGGGTACTTTTGTTTCCGGAAGGAGATGATCCCGATTCTTTTGCCAGAAAGCATCCGCAGGATTATGTAGAAAAGTTCATTGAAAACGAAGCGATGGATTTCATCGATTTCAAAGCTGAGATCCTGCTGAAAGATGCCGGAAATGATCCCATCAAAAAAGCCGAAGCCATCCGGAACATCGTAAAATCAGTTTCCTTTGTACAGAATGCGCTGAAAAGAGAGGTCTATCTGAAAGAGGTTTCCAATAAATTCGGATTATCTGAGCAAAGTTTGTTCAACGAATTGGATGTGCAGAAACAGATTTCCCAGAATCAGAACCAACATGTTCAGCAACAGAAAGAAAAGGTGGTTCCCAAAATGGAGATTGTACCTCTGGATGAAGAAAGAGGTGATCCTTTCCTTTTTGATGTTTTGTTTATGGAAAATAAACTGGTGGATCATATGCTGATGTTTGGTGATATTGTTTTAAAAAGGAAAGACGAAAAAAACGAAGAATATCAGATCACAGTGATTGAAGAAATTCTTCATCATTTCGAAGATGAACACTACGAATTTCTGGTAAAAGGCAATGAGATCATCATTAATCAGGTGAGGGAAGGCATTCAGAAAGACGAGCTGAGAAGCGGAAACTTTTTTGTTTCTTTTATGGATGAAGAAATCACCTCTAAAGTTGTAGATGCCCTGATGCCTCTTGATGATCTTGAAAACTGGGCTTCCAGAAATATTTATCCTCCCAATTACGGCGACAAAATTGCTGATCAGGTAAGAGGTGATATCCTGCTTCACAAATACAGGTACATTGATTATTTAATAAAAGAAACGGCTAATGAACTTGATCATTTCAGCAGTACAGATGAAACAAAATATTTTGAACTCATCAAAAAAATTACTTTACTGAAACAGGCTTCAATGAAGTTAAGTGAAATCATAGAATATTCTCCGATCAAAGGAATTTACGGAAACCGCAGAAAATAA
- the tsaE gene encoding tRNA (adenosine(37)-N6)-threonylcarbamoyltransferase complex ATPase subunit type 1 TsaE: protein MNYTIHTIEDWQKIVETIVPELKHNIFLLKGNLGAGKTTFTQFLLKNLGSNDEVNSPTYSIVNEYNTPKGKVYHFDLYRLKNIEEVYDIGIEEYLDNAFLCIIEWPEVYEEELYGLNYHTMSIINTGDEREITFD from the coding sequence ATGAATTACACCATACATACCATTGAAGACTGGCAGAAAATTGTTGAAACCATTGTCCCGGAATTAAAGCATAACATCTTTCTTTTAAAGGGAAATCTGGGAGCAGGAAAAACCACTTTCACTCAGTTTCTGCTTAAAAATCTGGGAAGTAATGATGAGGTTAATTCTCCAACCTACTCCATCGTGAATGAATACAACACCCCAAAAGGAAAAGTGTATCATTTTGACCTGTACCGTCTGAAGAATATTGAAGAAGTGTACGATATTGGCATCGAGGAGTATCTGGACAATGCTTTTCTGTGCATTATTGAGTGGCCGGAAGTGTATGAAGAAGAGCTTTACGGGCTTAATTATCACACAATGAGCATCATCAATACAGGTGATGAAAGAGAAATCACATTCGATTAA
- a CDS encoding alanine dehydrogenase: MSTTNIFTPFTEEELMPKEEKLEVIKKGKQFSIGIPKETCLNERRTCITPDAVQVLVEHGHEIIIEAGAGEGSFFTDLQYSESGARVTNDPKEAFGQDLILKINPPTEDEIDYMKPNTYLVSALQINLRDKDYFLKLAEKKINAIAFEFIVDEYKQLALVRLVGEIAGTVSILYASELLALSNGLMLGGITGVRPAEVVILGAGIVGEFATKAAIGLGASVRVFDNSLSKLRRLHTLVDSRVPTSIIDPKELSKSLRRADVVIGALPRLNMTPIVTEDMVMNMKKGSVIIDITIDNGKVIETSELTTMEDPYIIKHGVIHCGLPNLTSRMPRTTTKAISNFFLSYILNYDEEGGFENMLIRKNEMKQSLYMYKGRHTKKIICDRFGLTYHDINLLIF; encoded by the coding sequence ATGAGTACTACAAATATTTTTACTCCTTTCACTGAAGAAGAGCTGATGCCGAAAGAGGAAAAACTGGAGGTTATAAAAAAAGGGAAACAATTCAGTATTGGGATTCCTAAAGAAACCTGTCTTAATGAGAGGAGAACCTGCATTACTCCGGACGCGGTACAGGTATTGGTAGAACACGGCCACGAAATTATTATAGAAGCCGGTGCCGGAGAAGGCTCTTTTTTTACAGATCTTCAGTATTCTGAATCCGGAGCAAGGGTTACCAATGATCCAAAGGAAGCATTCGGACAGGATCTTATTTTAAAAATCAATCCTCCTACTGAGGATGAAATTGATTATATGAAACCTAATACGTATCTGGTTTCAGCACTTCAGATCAACCTGAGAGATAAAGATTATTTCTTAAAGCTTGCAGAGAAAAAGATCAATGCCATTGCTTTTGAATTTATTGTAGACGAATATAAACAGCTGGCTTTAGTACGACTGGTTGGCGAAATTGCAGGAACCGTCTCTATTTTATATGCATCGGAACTGCTTGCCCTTTCAAACGGTTTAATGCTGGGAGGAATTACTGGAGTAAGACCTGCGGAAGTGGTTATTTTAGGAGCCGGAATCGTGGGTGAATTTGCTACCAAAGCAGCCATCGGACTCGGCGCCAGCGTGAGGGTTTTTGATAATTCCCTTTCAAAACTGAGAAGACTTCATACCCTTGTTGACAGCCGCGTTCCAACTTCTATCATTGATCCTAAAGAACTCAGCAAAAGCTTAAGACGTGCCGATGTAGTAATCGGGGCCCTTCCAAGACTGAATATGACGCCTATTGTTACAGAAGATATGGTAATGAATATGAAGAAGGGCAGCGTCATTATTGATATTACTATTGACAACGGTAAGGTCATTGAAACTTCTGAGCTTACAACGATGGAAGATCCTTATATCATCAAACACGGTGTCATCCACTGCGGACTTCCGAATCTTACCTCAAGAATGCCGAGAACCACCACGAAAGCGATCTCCAATTTCTTCCTTTCCTATATTCTTAATTATGATGAAGAAGGCGGTTTTGAAAATATGCTGATCCGCAAAAATGAAATGAAGCAGAGTTTATACATGTACAAAGGAAGGCATACGAAAAAGATCATCTGTGACCGTTTCGGACTGACTTACCACGATATCAATCTTTTAATTTTCTAA
- a CDS encoding histidine kinase gives MEGNYYMIHDYLIFIGVFAIFFFLTVSIYLFSQNSKIKQRNTRLSETNKLIEQKLNEVQLEHIGTKLNPHLFKNILNSVQSHAYQTYMSLDKLANVLDYILYESNNKFVSPKEELNFALSLIEINKIKINPLFDFRIKSRINKSDAVYEEKVFAPLISVDLIENAFKHTDFLAQDSFISISLELENRIFTMKVSNKASLKNILEKEKSGFGSQSLDQRLKMIYSNFYQLEKSSKNGIFTAELKINLGEFHDKMRYS, from the coding sequence ATGGAAGGCAATTACTACATGATCCACGATTATCTGATATTCATTGGAGTATTTGCTATTTTCTTTTTCCTGACCGTAAGCATTTATCTGTTCAGCCAAAACAGCAAGATCAAACAGCGAAATACAAGACTTTCTGAAACGAATAAACTTATTGAACAGAAGCTGAATGAGGTTCAACTGGAGCATATCGGCACCAAGCTGAATCCGCATCTGTTTAAAAACATCCTCAATTCCGTTCAGTCACATGCCTATCAAACATATATGTCTCTGGATAAACTGGCGAATGTTCTGGATTATATTTTATACGAAAGCAACAACAAATTCGTCAGCCCGAAAGAAGAACTTAATTTCGCATTGAGTCTCATTGAGATCAATAAGATCAAAATCAATCCTCTTTTTGATTTCAGGATCAAATCCAGGATCAACAAGTCTGATGCGGTATATGAAGAGAAAGTTTTTGCCCCGCTGATTTCTGTGGACCTTATTGAAAATGCATTCAAACATACTGATTTTCTGGCACAGGATTCTTTCATTTCGATCTCTCTGGAGCTTGAAAACCGGATTTTCACGATGAAAGTCAGTAATAAAGCATCTTTAAAAAATATATTGGAAAAAGAAAAGAGCGGCTTTGGAAGCCAGTCTCTGGATCAAAGGCTGAAAATGATCTACAGCAATTTTTATCAGCTTGAAAAAAGTTCAAAAAATGGTATCTTCACCGCAGAATTAAAAATCAATTTAGGCGAATTCCATGATAAAATGCGTTATTCTTGA
- a CDS encoding LytR/AlgR family response regulator transcription factor, whose translation MIKCVILDDELLAISYLKLLCEQIDHVEVVKAFIDPKVFLNEISSIDCNLCILDIEMPGMTGLQVAELISDSKKIIFTTAYKEYAAEAFDLNVVDYVRKPIKKERLIQAFEKAKELISVPLKKDFIEWNTNIGKTVIFTEQIAYIKTSEIDSRDKDIILNDGTAIVLKNLSFKTLLEMLPAKDFAQINKKEIIALSSIKVFSTNEIITTIPTEGDHFLKLPIGEAYKNSLMELFGK comes from the coding sequence ATGATAAAATGCGTTATTCTTGATGATGAACTGCTGGCCATCAGCTATCTGAAACTCCTGTGTGAACAGATTGATCATGTAGAAGTGGTAAAAGCATTCATTGATCCTAAGGTATTTTTAAATGAAATTAGCAGCATCGACTGCAATCTCTGTATTCTGGATATTGAAATGCCCGGAATGACGGGGCTTCAGGTAGCCGAGCTGATTTCCGATTCCAAAAAGATCATTTTCACCACCGCTTACAAGGAATATGCTGCGGAAGCTTTTGACCTGAATGTGGTAGATTACGTAAGGAAACCTATCAAAAAAGAAAGACTGATCCAGGCCTTTGAAAAAGCAAAAGAACTCATCTCTGTACCTCTTAAAAAGGATTTTATAGAATGGAATACCAATATCGGAAAAACCGTCATCTTTACGGAACAGATCGCCTACATCAAAACCTCTGAGATCGACAGCCGGGATAAAGACATCATCCTGAATGACGGAACGGCAATCGTTCTGAAAAACCTCAGCTTTAAAACCCTGCTGGAAATGCTTCCTGCCAAAGACTTCGCTCAGATCAATAAAAAAGAAATTATTGCACTCTCTTCTATCAAAGTATTTTCCACCAACGAAATTATTACAACCATTCCTACTGAGGGAGATCATTTTCTAAAGCTGCCAATTGGAGAAGCCTATAAAAATTCATTAATGGAACTCTTTGGAAAGTAG